In the Actinomycetota bacterium genome, one interval contains:
- the prmC gene encoding peptide chain release factor N(5)-glutamine methyltransferase has translation MIEAAPDDDARLMELVQRRVAGEPLQYITGLAGFRHLELQIGPGALVPRPETESLAGRAIEVLPPNGTVIDIGTGAGPIALSIAHERPDARVVGTDISEEALEWARKNRDRLGLAVELIVCDLFEGVANRLRRNVDVIVSNPPYVSEAERSALPTEVVDHEPGVALFSPRDGLEVFERIAVSAKGWLRSGGVLLSEIGDRQADVVHRVLAHLGYSSPTIRPDLVGRPRIAEATWRP, from the coding sequence AGAGACGGGTGGCCGGCGAGCCCCTCCAGTACATCACCGGCCTGGCCGGCTTCCGGCACCTCGAGTTGCAGATCGGCCCGGGCGCGCTGGTGCCCCGACCCGAGACCGAGTCGCTCGCGGGCCGCGCGATCGAGGTCCTCCCCCCGAACGGGACCGTCATCGACATCGGCACGGGCGCCGGGCCGATAGCTCTTTCCATCGCGCACGAACGACCAGATGCGCGAGTAGTCGGCACCGACATCTCAGAAGAGGCTTTGGAGTGGGCGCGAAAGAACCGCGACCGGCTCGGCCTCGCGGTCGAGCTGATCGTGTGTGATCTCTTCGAAGGTGTCGCCAACCGGTTGCGTCGCAACGTCGATGTGATCGTTTCGAACCCGCCCTACGTCTCCGAAGCAGAAAGAAGCGCGCTTCCGACCGAGGTCGTCGATCACGAGCCCGGCGTGGCGTTGTTCTCACCGCGCGACGGCCTCGAAGTCTTCGAGCGGATCGCGGTCAGCGCGAAGGGATGGTTGCGCAGCGGCGGCGTCCTCCTCTCGGAGATCGGCGATCGCCAGGCCGACGTCGTCCACCGCGTCTTGGCCCACCTCGGCTACAGCTCTCCGACGATCCGTCCCGACCTGGTGGGACGGCCGCGCATCGCGGAGGCGACGTGGCGACCCTGA